One genomic window of Arvicola amphibius chromosome 4, mArvAmp1.2, whole genome shotgun sequence includes the following:
- the Dusp14 gene encoding dual specificity protein phosphatase 14: MSSRGHSTLPRTLMAPRMISEGDIGGIAQITSSLFLGRGSVASNRHLLQARGITCIVNATIEIPNFNWPQFEYVKVPLADIPHAPIRLYFDTVADKIHSVSKKHGATLVHCAAGVSRSATLCIAYLMKFHNVCLLEAYNWVKARRPVIRPNVGFWKQLIDYESQLFGKSSVKMIQTPYGVIPDVYEKESRHLMPYWGI; encoded by the coding sequence ATGAGCTCCAGAGGTCACAGCACGCTCCCACGGACTCTCATGGCTCCTCGGATGATTTCCGAGGGAGACATAGGAGGCATTGCTCAGatcacctcctctctcttcttgggCAGAGGCAGTGTGGCCTCCAACCGGCACCTCCTCCAGGCCCGGGGCATCACCTGCATCGTTAATGCTACCATTGAGATCCCCAACTTCAACTGGCCCCAGTTTGAATATGTTAAAGTGCCTCTGGCTGACATTCCTCATGCGCCCATTAGATTGTACTTTGACACTGTGGCTGACAAGATCCACAGTGTGAGCAAGAAGCATGGGGCTACCTTGGTGCACTGTGCTGCAGGAGTGAGCCGCTCGGCCACCCTCTGCATTGCGTACCTGATGAAATTCCACAATGTGTGTCTATTGGAGGCGTACAACTGGGTGAAAGCCCGGAGGCCTGTCATCAGGCCCAACGTGGGCTTCTGGAAGCAGCTGATAGACTACGAGAGCCAGCTTTTCGGGAAGTCATCCGTGAAGATGATACAGACACCCTATGGTGTCATTCCAGACGTTTATGAGAAGGAGTCCCGACACCTGATGCCTTACTGGGGGATTTAG